aaaatcctagcttggccacacctaaaccatgccaaagccatgccggccatgcctccatgccgctggctgccaaacgaagggttgcaacaatcaatgaccacccttccctatgagatgcaaatctcagccgtccaagttcgccaccaaacgcgtggcaacttttggcccaatgccaagccctaattttggccgcgcctaaactacgccgaaaccctaattttggccgcgcctaaaactatgccaaaatcataGCTTGGCCGCACGTAAACcattccaaagccatgccggccatgcctccatgccgctggcttccaaacgaagggttgcaacattcaacgaccacccttccctctgagatgcaaatctcagccgtccaagttcgccaccaaacgcgtggaaacttttggcccaatgccaagccctaattttggtcgcgcctaaaactatgccaaaatcctaacttggccgcgcctaaaccatgccaaagtcatgccgtccatgcctccatgccgctggctgccaaacggaaggttgcaataatcaacggctgtccttcctcctgagatacagatcttagcagtacaaacttgccaccaaacgacttgtgtaaatctcttggctatggtgccaactcttatccacggtgccaaaaccctaatttagccacgccaaagccatgtcggccatgcctccatgccgctggatgcaaAATGGAAGGTGGTAACAATCAACGGTtgtccttccttctgagatgcagatctcagccgtacaaacttgccaccaaacgacttgtggcaatctcttggctacggtgccaactcttggacaCGAcgacaaagccctaatttggacacgccaaagccatgccggccatgcctccatgctaatgctgccaaacgaaaggttgcaacaatcaacggctatccttccccccgagatgcagatcttagccgtacaaacgacttgtggcaacctttggctacgctgccaactctttggccatggCACATACTTaactatgccaattctttggtcacaacaccaaaccctagttagccatgccaagagcatgcacaagccatgccagcaccgtggccatgcCACCGGCTACTAacagaaggtaaccacaatcaacggctaaccttcctctcaatatgcgaaatctcggccgtcgaaagtcaccactggaacggcaagcctctcaatcttaactttccaaacaataacaacatgctacacgttttccacgaaaacactcgagacatcaaaacatgttacaaactgggggatgctcatcagggtattggtctggcggtttacagcgtgcggcgtacactacgaacgttacaagaaagtgtcataagagtgaggcggttagtaaatacaggaagtaatggtaaaacgtttccttcattttggaaacatcaattccacgcgttacccgttaccgctttcttccatttcctcAATCGTTTCCAcatcttacgagaccagggtacgtttttgttgcgacttgtataaataggtctcacctatttccaccaaaggacaagttttggtcaggagaacacaaCACTTAGAAATTACTTGTtatctttcccatatgttagctttccactttctgatacaagtcgtcaaacaactactatTCCCGAATTAGCTATTCTGGTCTCatcactctcttcgcttcccttcctagaccaacccttctccttcactttgtgaccgaagcaagtctggaacggaaatttcttggtttaggccggatttgtacagattgatctctcgaatcaaagtactcccttgcagtacattgtttagggtttagattcgtttctcacccacacactcgaaattaccaaaatcagcagaaactgttttcaccgtCAAACACTAGGTAAAATCAAGTCTGAACATTTATGGTAATTTGTTGAGTTACTTCAAAGAAGATTGGCAATTTGGGTAGGCCAATTTCTAAATTTTCAAGTAAGAATTACTTTGATTAACTTTGTTCTTTCTAGTATACCCATTCATAACATGTCAATATATAGATGTCCAAAGAAAGTAATACTTGCCTGTGAAAAAAAATAAGGAATTTTTTGTGGAGTGGCAATGCTGAAGACAAAAAGTATATTACTTTGGATTGGGAGCAGGTTTGTGTACCAATTGAATAAGGGGGTTTGGGTATTAGAAGAATGGAAGACATTAACAGAGCTTTACTGATGAAACTTCTTTGCAGAATCCTTAACTCTTAGGAGGTATCTTTTCTTTCTAGCCAAATTTCAAGATTCGAATGGTAATTGGATATCTTATTACAAGAAATCTTCTGTATGGCCTGGAATTAAATGGGTGCTAAATGATTTCTATGACAATATCAGATGGCTAGATGGGAATGGGGAAAAAATCTCCATCTTAAGTGGGTTATTCCTGAGGAAAAATCTCCTTGAAAGTAATATTATCAGTCTTTTTCCCTCAAATGAATACATTCTCAATAACAGTAATATGAAAGTTAAAGATTTGATACAGAATAAACAGTGGGTTATTCCTAAGGAAATGTTGGAATTCTTTTATACTTAAGACTTACATGTACTGTCGTTAGAAAATGATAAGATTGCATGGACTGGTACTCAAAATGGTGAATTCTCAGTTCAAAGTGCAGTGAATATAATAAGGAAGAAATAACCCAAACTTAAGTGGTATAAGAAAATCTGGCAACCTTGTGTTCTTCCTTACACTTCAGCTAACATTTGGAAAATTTCCAGAGGAGTCTGTCCAACTGATGAGAATGTGAAAAATAGAGGAATGCAATTGGCATCAATAAGCTTTCTTTGTAGAAAAGATCAAGACAATTTGGAACACATTCTTTGGAATTGTGATTATGGTCAAATCCCGTGGAAATGGATTGGTGGTATTTTCGCTTTTAAAAATCCTGAATCATTTGAAGATATAATGAATGCCTGCAATAGGAAAAGTTATGTTGTACAGGAAATTTGGTATATTGCAGCTTTCAATGTTATAGTGGACATTTGGTTTAGAAGGAACAAAGTTTACTTTGAGAATGTTACCCCTAACATTTCAGCAGCTAAGAAGAAAATATCAAGAATAATTAAAGACTGTGAAATCAGAATCAAGGGAGATATTTTTAACTCTACTTATGATCTGCAAATTTTAAAAATTTTCAATTTGAGTTGCAGAAAAGTTAAAAACTTCAGAATTATTGATTGCTTCTTTTATCTACCTGAACCTGATTGTACATTGCTTTGCCGTGATGGTGCTTCTAAAGGGAGACCTGGGAATTCTGGCTATGGATTCATTGCAAGAAATAATGAAGGAAATTTTTTGGCAGCTGAATGTGGTGGTCTTGGTGTATCTACCAACTATGTTGCAGAGATTATGGGTACTATTAATGCTCTGGAATGGGTAGTGAAAAATCTTAAAGACAAGGTAATTATAACCTTTGATTCTAAAGATGCTATTTCTGCTTTCAGCAAGAACAAACTTCCATGGTTTATCTGGAATCGTTGGATCCATATCTGTAGCAAGTTATCAGCTATTCACTTTAACCATGTGTATAGACAAATCAATGTCTcagctgctttctttgctaagaaaGGAGTAAATTTAGCAAAAGGCCAAGTTATGAAGTTCAATGAAAGACCTTCAAACATGAAGAGAATGGAATTCCCAGATATTACATATTACAGATTTGTGTAACTTTGGTTAGGGCGTATTTGTTCATTGTCCTTTTTCCTTGCTTTATTCTGGACATGTTGtccttctttagttttcttttattaatcTTTTGTAACTGTGATTATTTTgattaataaattttgtttttttggttcaaaaaaaaaattgagaatattttcggttttggaaattccttagtgtccaaacttccttggtctataaatattgaagtttgcatttcgagcaaactaatccttagagccatcaaaactacctagttgtgttgttattggtggagccgtctattggGAGAGGGAAatacctaattaggcgaaatctcttactactgctcgttttaaagacttctttgggattgggaagctctaccagtaccgttggtgggaaactagataattgcagtttatgatTAGTTatcgattgatttggttgactaacggttgttgaacttttattgcacctagtttgtttatgcttgagaatcttctcttctgatataagattcaatcaaactagatcgaagtatcgacggggatctttagactgtttgcagatctgaagacgtcttgtgataatccattgttgacaaactttgttctgtgtgtgattgatcacaagagattcaagttgattgtgtgcaggagtttattgaagatctaagaagatttgaagacaaggaagattgcttgtttgagttcataatctttggtatgcacaaaacttgatcgtttggggatccaactataatcggtttatatttgtgataaccttgattgattagttgagtagatcggcatcaatatattgtctttgtgactaagagtattgattgcaaaatctagaccaaactactttggtagttgtatttcTAGATAGAtttaagaacccgacaaaggagtttgttgggataaacggaagagccttttgtcaaactcatatcacttgtttgaaaagagttgttaccgaacaaatttgttgttcctttactgtttggaatacgaaccaaagtaattgtttgaagtgcgtgacttattgcaagttggaggcgcagggatacagacggaactatgtgaactataagtttagttgcttggtctcaactatacgaagttggtttagattttgtatagcgggttaatcctaagagtattcaattctggacaagttcccggggtttttctgcatttgcggtttcctcgttaacaaaatcttgttgtgtcttttacttttctatttccgcaattataattatttttattataattagaaataaaatacacaaacgtcaattcctaattacttgatagcaatcctattgtgtttgtttaagtccgatcctattatcaagtaatcatacttcgttattgtattgtctcgatcttatatccatagttaatcatgcaagttatcttgtcgtattgtctcgatcttgtatccatagactatcacacgaagtgtgaaccgattagttgtattgtctcgactcagtccatagacaatcactttcggataaaggacttataggtggaaaattttagatagaggtatatttgggtaccctcgtcttttcaacaaaTTACTTGTGCTATAAAATTCCTTTAGGGTGAGTAATTATGTCGTAAGTTTAGAACTTGTTGTTGATTTTATGCCAAAACATGCTTCTAAAATAAATTCCATCGGTTCCTTGGTTCTGAATTTTGGTTCGTCCACGAAAGTCCGTGCACCTGCTTCATGACCGAATGTACGGTTCCAATACTGACAAGTTTGGAAAGATTAACGTGTGACTCCAGGGTCTCCCTATGAAAAACACATATATACATCAAGGATTCTTTTTCCTCTGATATATGCTCGTTCCATATCGTCAAGATTCTCTTGTGATATCATggagtgcacaatggatggatgcaaaaaggaagacaaagttgaagTTGGCAAAGTTATCGAGTTTCATGAGAACCCTCTTctcataacctgctatcatgcAGTTGATCATGAATACAAtcttccagttcagatgtcatctcaattggttggaaatcttctttgaGATTTTGGGgttgtacgtgaacaacttgaaattgcaaaaaagaatcttgagtttctgaagactgaactgaagaaagcatatgatgaacttgtttcTATTCGATCTTTGTTTGCTAATTATGTCTCAAGTCCTTCAGTTTTGTTCTTCTTAAGTCTtttttatgtctaggaaacttcttatgagaatttattcttgtgttttaaaaaggataactagggtttggaatagcaaatattgtgattacacatagctattgccaatgattttcatcttaaaatgttttagatttatttatttaaattctaagttatttggaagatgattttgcagtattaatctttatggttttatatatattgcaaaaatattatgggatatgtgtgtttacgtccgtgaactatgattatctcatatatgtcaaaaggtaagtctattatgtctttatgcaaatattgataaaagatagaatgaacttttgaatattccgcagtattgatctttccttgatccacttctatgtgaaagtactgtatggatccgtaagttttcttatgttgagcgtttccgattaaactaatcattaaggttcgcttgtggttaatttattcgagttttctggatagaatttcatgtttcatgtgatttgttaatgttcaaAGACATCCTTCTTttatcgtaaaagtaaggtcactctgttgttctttcgggaatgacattttatgggggagagttcttaattgaacttgtgcttaattgccaaatctttgtgcggagtgcggagtgcggctgtggaatattgtcggagttatcttgtatctttataaactccttgatgaatacactaagtttcgactatgtaaaatcatcgaaacaaagttgatacgttctcttttagtcatgaataatctctttgaaaatttcattatgatcccgctagttttcttacctttgccaatttatattgacaaaaaggggaaaatttattttgtagttcacactacatacatatggtttacggaccaTTATGTAGGGGAGGGgggtttcattgtgagatgaagtattgactaaaggggagtgatacatatcatcgtggtattattgtcaaagttgtgatacaattgaactttgatgttgtgtaataatactatgacactatataacaatagttgagaacatttgttttcttattgttatggatacggatcttcaacaacaatgatgctgagttgaacacactCAGAATCACTGGAGTTCTTGGAGTGACGAATAATTCAAGgaattttgaagaaccaaggtAATCAAGTATGTTGGAtgtgaagctacaaagtttatttattttgtaacccatatgtattgatagttttgtcactaaaattgacaaatggggagattgttagagcattgctcggtcgaactcgcaagcgtttttatctcaagcttgtttgtcaagtttaggtaataaaaactataagtcttgatttctagtctacttatagctatgtctcggattcagatagaacgtgtagttgagctttagacttcacgacgttcatctattgaagatgaaaatctacTGAGgatagcttggaggaacttc
This portion of the Papaver somniferum cultivar HN1 chromosome 11, ASM357369v1, whole genome shotgun sequence genome encodes:
- the LOC113324428 gene encoding uncharacterized protein LOC113324428 is translated as MQLASISFLCRKDQDNLEHILWNCDYGQIPWKWIGGIFAFKNPESFEDIMNACNRKSYVVQEIWYIAAFNVIVDIWFRRNKVYFENVTPNISAAKKKISRIIKDCEIRIKGDIFNSTYDLQILKIFNLSCRKVKNFRIIDCFFYLPEPDCTLLCRDGASKGRPGNSGYGFIARNNEGNFLAAECGGLGVSTNYVAEIMGTINALEWVVKNLKDKVIITFDSKDAISAFSKNKLPWFIWNRWIHICSKLSAIHFNHVYRQINVSAAFFAKKGVNLAKGQVMKFNERPSNMKRMEFPDITYYRFV